The following proteins are encoded in a genomic region of Chryseobacterium cucumeris:
- a CDS encoding sigma-54 interaction domain-containing protein, translated as MSNELQNIKNRFGIIGNFPALNRALEKSIQVAPTDISVLVIGESGVGKEFIPKIIHSESRRKHQPYIVVNCGAIPEGTIDSELFGHEKGAFTGATATRKGYFEVADGGTIFLDEVGELPLQTQVRLLRVLESGEFMKVGSSQVQKTNVRIVAATNVNMMKAIHDGRFREDLYYRLNTVQIDMPPLRERKGDIHLLFRKFAIDFAEKYRMPELELEQSAVHYIESYSFPGNVRQLRNLVEQMTVVERNRNITAEKLAEYIPMETHLPMVVNTQSTPKQSDFGSEREIMYKILFDMRNDINDLKSLTSELIKNRGTADLSNHEKNLINRIYTSDSQSQVNSGSMLYFENNNDTPAVQTPTIISNPDDSYEDIEDIEIEENRPESLSLQNNEKDLIIKALEKHKGRRNRAADELGISQRTLYRKIKQYNLED; from the coding sequence ATGAGCAACGAGCTACAAAACATAAAAAACCGTTTCGGAATTATCGGAAACTTTCCTGCACTCAATCGTGCCCTGGAAAAATCTATCCAGGTTGCACCCACAGATATCTCTGTACTTGTGATTGGAGAAAGTGGGGTGGGAAAAGAATTTATTCCGAAAATCATTCATTCAGAATCCAGAAGAAAACATCAGCCTTATATCGTGGTAAACTGTGGAGCCATTCCGGAAGGAACCATAGACTCTGAGCTATTCGGGCACGAAAAGGGAGCTTTTACAGGAGCTACAGCTACAAGAAAAGGATATTTTGAAGTGGCAGACGGCGGAACCATCTTTTTGGATGAGGTAGGAGAACTTCCCCTGCAGACTCAGGTACGTCTTTTAAGAGTGCTGGAAAGTGGTGAATTTATGAAAGTAGGTTCTTCACAGGTGCAGAAAACCAATGTGAGGATTGTGGCAGCTACCAACGTTAATATGATGAAAGCCATCCATGACGGAAGGTTCCGTGAGGATTTGTATTACCGTTTGAATACTGTTCAGATTGATATGCCTCCTTTGAGAGAAAGAAAAGGAGATATCCATTTGTTATTCAGAAAATTTGCAATAGATTTTGCTGAAAAATACAGAATGCCGGAACTGGAGCTGGAGCAGAGTGCTGTTCACTATATAGAAAGTTATTCTTTCCCAGGGAACGTCCGCCAGCTAAGAAATTTAGTGGAGCAGATGACCGTTGTGGAAAGAAACAGAAATATTACTGCTGAAAAACTTGCCGAGTATATTCCGATGGAAACCCATCTCCCAATGGTCGTAAATACTCAAAGTACTCCCAAGCAGAGCGATTTCGGAAGCGAAAGGGAAATCATGTATAAAATCCTGTTCGATATGAGGAATGATATTAATGATTTAAAATCCTTAACTTCGGAACTGATCAAGAACAGAGGTACAGCAGATCTGAGCAATCATGAGAAAAATCTGATCAACAGAATTTACACTTCTGATAGTCAGTCACAAGTGAATTCCGGGTCGATGTTATATTTTGAAAATAATAATGATACACCGGCCGTTCAGACTCCTACGATTATTTCAAATCCTGATGACAGCTATGAAGATATTGAAGATATCGAAATTGAAGAAAACAGACCGGAATCACTTTCTCTTCAGAATAATGAAAAAGATTTGATTATCAAGGCTTTGGAAAAGCACAAAGGACGTAGAAACAGAGCTGCAGATGAACTGGGAATCTCACAAAGAACTTTATACAGAAAAATAAAACAATATAACCTGGAAGATTAG
- the miaB gene encoding tRNA (N6-isopentenyl adenosine(37)-C2)-methylthiotransferase MiaB: MQEKYIDETKQGEAFAIAERPENSKKLFLESYGCQMNFSDSEIVASILNEQGYNTTMKVEEADLILLNTCSIREKAEQTVRMRLSQFKNLKKERPNMTVGVLGCMAERLKTKFLEEEQLVDLVVGPDAYRDLPNLLKETDDGRDAINVILSKEETYADINPVRLGGNGVTAFVTITRGCDNMCTFCVVPFTRGRERSRDPHSIIEECKDLANNGYKEITLLGQNVDSYLWYGGGPKKDFAKASEMQKATAVNFAQLLDLVAKAVPELRIRFSTSNPQDMSLDVFRMMAKHDNICKYVHLPVQSGSNNMLEAMNRQHTREEYLDLIRKAKEIVPEVAFSQDMIVGFCNETEEDHQDTLSLMREVEYDYGYMFAYSERPGTPAHKKMEDNIPADVKQRRLAEVIALQGELSKQRMKSYVGREHQILIEGISKKNKNQWKGRNSQNAVCVFDKLEGQKIGDIVNVFVYDNTQGTLLGRTVE, encoded by the coding sequence GTGCAGGAAAAATATATAGACGAAACAAAACAGGGCGAAGCTTTTGCTATTGCAGAAAGACCGGAGAACTCTAAAAAACTGTTTTTAGAAAGCTATGGCTGTCAGATGAATTTCTCTGACTCTGAAATTGTTGCATCCATTCTTAATGAACAGGGGTATAATACAACGATGAAAGTTGAAGAAGCCGACCTGATTCTTTTAAATACATGCTCCATCCGCGAAAAAGCGGAACAGACCGTAAGAATGCGTCTTTCTCAGTTCAAAAATCTTAAAAAAGAAAGACCGAATATGACGGTTGGTGTTCTGGGATGTATGGCAGAAAGATTGAAAACCAAGTTTTTAGAAGAAGAACAATTGGTAGATCTTGTTGTAGGTCCTGATGCCTACAGAGACTTACCGAACCTTTTGAAAGAAACTGACGATGGAAGAGATGCCATCAACGTTATTCTTTCCAAAGAAGAGACGTATGCCGATATCAATCCTGTCCGTTTAGGAGGAAACGGTGTTACCGCTTTTGTTACCATTACAAGAGGTTGTGATAATATGTGTACATTCTGTGTGGTTCCATTTACCAGAGGAAGAGAAAGAAGCCGTGATCCACACTCTATTATTGAAGAATGTAAAGATCTTGCCAATAACGGATATAAAGAAATTACCCTTTTAGGACAAAACGTAGACTCTTACCTTTGGTATGGAGGAGGTCCTAAAAAAGATTTTGCCAAAGCATCTGAAATGCAGAAAGCAACAGCCGTAAATTTTGCGCAATTGCTTGATCTGGTAGCTAAAGCTGTTCCTGAGCTGAGAATCAGATTCTCTACTTCCAACCCTCAGGATATGAGTCTGGACGTATTCAGAATGATGGCAAAACATGACAACATCTGTAAATATGTACATCTTCCTGTACAAAGCGGAAGCAATAATATGCTGGAAGCGATGAACAGACAACATACCCGTGAAGAATATCTTGATCTGATCAGAAAAGCAAAAGAAATTGTTCCGGAAGTAGCATTTTCACAGGATATGATCGTAGGATTCTGTAATGAAACAGAAGAAGACCACCAGGATACCTTGAGTCTGATGAGAGAAGTGGAATATGACTACGGTTATATGTTTGCGTACTCAGAAAGGCCGGGAACTCCTGCTCACAAGAAAATGGAAGACAATATTCCGGCTGATGTGAAGCAGAGACGTCTTGCTGAGGTTATTGCCCTTCAGGGAGAGCTTTCAAAACAAAGAATGAAATCCTATGTTGGAAGAGAGCATCAGATTCTGATTGAAGGAATTTCCAAGAAAAATAAAAACCAGTGGAAAGGAAGAAACTCTCAGAATGCCGTATGTGTCTTCGATAAACTGGAAGGACAGAAAATAGGTGACATTGTGAACGTTTTTGTGTATGACAATACGCAAGGCACACTTTTAGGGAGAACAGTTGAATAA
- a CDS encoding energy transducer TonB: MRTIFLFLALCAMNFSLAQDQEERDDSFIRESNKNLLKIDIKEPFMQVAVKCNDFKPAAFEGGVAAYKDILNRYMYAYLNSDFYALTGDFTFTLVLDEKGKVTDVKGMPKVTNSEVFFDDMQYVVRRIKRNWIPASCNGKPVASQIKVKMNFSSMSADID, from the coding sequence ATGAGAACTATATTTTTATTTTTGGCTTTATGTGCAATGAATTTTTCACTGGCGCAGGATCAGGAAGAAAGGGATGATTCTTTTATCAGAGAGAGTAATAAAAATCTTTTAAAAATAGATATTAAAGAACCCTTTATGCAGGTTGCTGTAAAATGTAATGATTTTAAACCCGCTGCTTTTGAAGGAGGTGTTGCAGCCTACAAAGATATCCTGAACCGATATATGTATGCGTACCTGAATTCTGATTTCTATGCTTTGACGGGAGATTTTACCTTTACCTTAGTGCTTGATGAAAAGGGAAAAGTAACAGATGTGAAAGGAATGCCTAAGGTGACCAACAGCGAAGTTTTCTTTGACGATATGCAGTACGTCGTAAGAAGGATAAAGAGAAACTGGATTCCGGCGTCTTGTAACGGGAAGCCAGTAGCCTCACAGATTAAAGTTAAAATGAACTTTTCTTCAATGTCTGCAGATATCGATTAG